From the genome of Anopheles moucheti chromosome 3, idAnoMoucSN_F20_07, whole genome shotgun sequence, one region includes:
- the LOC128305404 gene encoding ubiquitin-fold modifier-conjugating enzyme 1 translates to MVDDGTRKALSGIPLLKTKAGPRDKELWVQRLKEEYQALIKYVQNNKSSDMDWFRLESNKEGTKWFGKCWYMHNLHKYEFDVEFDIPITYPTTSPEIALPELDGKTAKMYRGGKICLTDHFKPLWARNVPKFGIAHAMALGLSPWLAVEVPDLIEKGVISYQEKGTTSG, encoded by the exons ATGGTAGACGATGGAACACGCAAAGCTTTGAGTGGCATTCCGTTGCTCAAGACGAAAGCAGGCCCGAGAGATAAGGAACTTTGGGTTCAACGGTTGAAGGAGGAATATCAAGCACTAATTAAG TacgtgcaaaacaacaaatcatcCGATATGGACTGGTTCCGGTTAGAGTCAAACAAGGAAGGCACGAAATGGTTCGGAAAGTGCTGGTACATGCATAATTTACACAAGTACGAGTTTGACGTGGAGTTTGAT ATTCCCATCACGTATCCAACAACATCGCCCGAAATTGCACTGCCCGAACTAGATGGAAAGACGGCGAAAATGTACCGTGGGGGTAAAATTTGCTTAACCGACCACTTCAAACCACTCTGGGCGAGAAATGTGCCCAAGTTCGGTATTGCGCACGCAATGGCACTAGGG CTATCACCATGGTTAGCTGTCGAGGTCCCGGATCTAATAGAGAAAGGCGTGATATCGTACCAGGAAAAAGGTACAACGTCTGGTTAG